In Arachis hypogaea cultivar Tifrunner chromosome 2, arahy.Tifrunner.gnm2.J5K5, whole genome shotgun sequence, a genomic segment contains:
- the LOC112756957 gene encoding ubiquitin C-terminal hydrolase 13, producing the protein MENQEKIGETFETFKWTIKDFYKLKSKKIYSQNFYIGGHSWRILMYPKGNRVDYLSIYLDAGTLADVETRFSKFKLVLINQVNDKLTQIKETQHTFNARESDWGFTSFIPLADLYIYNKGFIVNDTCIIEARISISHPELEKKVDEAAPPVSVQVPAKPIEHADNPIPMDMSAIPIDELVDFRGLGKIEKAFVPLLDEVYAKHPSVIGC; encoded by the exons ATGGAGAATCAAGAAAAGATTGGAGAAACGTTTGAGACGTTCAAATGGACTATTAAGGACTTCTATAAGTTGAAATCCAAGAAGATTTACTCTCAGAACTTCTACATTGGTGGTCATTCATG GCGGATTCTTATGTATCCAAAGGGAAACAGGGTGGATTACTTGTCAATTTATTTAGATGCTGGTACTTTGGCTGATGTAGAGACCAGATTTTCCAAGTTTAAGTTGGTTCTAATTAATCAGGTCAATGACAAATTGACACAGATAAAAG AAACTCAACACACATTCAATGCCAGAGAGAGTGACTGGGGCTTCACATCGTTTATACCTTTAGCTGACCTTTATATTTATAACAAGGGGTTTATTGTGAATGACACTTGTATAATTGAAGCTAGGATTTCCATCAGCCACCCAGAACTTGAGAAAAAGGTTGATGAAGCTGCTCCACCAGTTTCTGTGCAAGTTCCTGCTAAGCCTATTGAACATGCTGATAATCCTATACCTATGGACATGTCTGCAATCCCAATTGATGAGCTTGTTGATTTCAGGGGTTTAGGGAAAATAGAAAAAGCGTTTGTTCCTCTTCTAGACGAAGTATATGCAAAGCATCCCTCAGTTATTGGATGCTAG
- the LOC112729728 gene encoding putative disease resistance RPP13-like protein 1: MAAKLQGRAYLSSFVDAVLNKLSSLDVNSTPEAKKLDDQKLLQKLRKSLRATRPVLDDAEQRQIRDQEVNKWLVDLQDALYMADDLLDELSTKAATATPTPTQRDPGNSSSWSHYVDSILEDSDDDEMGVVTSMQDIVDKLESIVEEKDDLGLKQGDAKDLEDMSWRIQSSLLESSDIYGRNDDKEAIIKLLLDETCDDILSVISIEGIGGIGKTTLAQLVYNDARVKEKFAIKAWACVATKFDPVIVTKSIMEDIASPCNKVNLNSIQTELKEKLTEKTFLVVLDDVWDNQQNLWDNFLKPFLSGNKGSKILLTTRIKNVDSVVSTTNLHYKLDTLSNEDCWSLFLKHSSISTSSRQYEILEQIGKKIVEKCKGLPLAVKTLGGLLRSKDKVEDWENLLRSEIWELPEDESKIVAALRVSYHYLPSNLKRCFVYCSLYPQDYQFDKDELILLWMAEDLLQPMEKNTLENIGCAYFEELVARSFFQLSSKDAGLFVMHDLMHDLASFFAEKFYFRVRELGDPQKICSKTRHLSYMVNPDDSRFGEAYKGAIHMRTFLNVCRGPLSITLESDSLLLQLQMRYLRVLSFKHFSIESLPDSIDKLIHLHYLDLSYTSILTLSESLCKLYNLQTLKLSYCKKLEMLPSRMQDLVNLRHLDTRGSNSLKEMPKGMSKLKHLNFLSGYIVGEQVENGIRELGALDNLHGKLCISKLQNVKDSGEALEAKMDSKEHISILELKWRREGDTVDVETARDILEELQPHRNLKELSIDGYRGEIFPDWLGLSCYSNLTDLSMYRCKNCRQLPSLGQLPSLKDLRIFEFDGLERIGGEFYNNAESSHQGTPFRSLQTLEFAHMPRWREWHIPHDFDGFPKLKSLSIVNCPVLSGDLPAHLPALEKLNIVDSDELACSLPRAPKLHQLLVMGPLYESEGYKHLSKPHEVVILESLLTKSVLECLPHIQCSCVQRLTIENLWPAISVSGDNLPDSLQYLQITGCSDLFSGPLHSKSLTEILVQECDSLTLLPLGALPNLKTLSIIDCPEMDCFGEECLPPSLTTLRIRRCQKLERWITWRGLQSEGLTRLFLEDWDEVKSFPREGCLPASLQYLSLSYFSNLETLDCKGLHQLTSLQKLKIKYCGKLENFTQENLPASLSKFIINSECPLRSKLEEMNDPRIQFDTD, from the exons ATGGCTGCAAAACTTCAGGGTAGAGCTTATCTCTCTTCCTTTGTTGATGCTGTTTTGAACAAGCTCTCTTCACTCGATGTCAACTCAACCCCCGAAGCAAAGAAGTTAGATGACCAGAAGTTGCTTCAAAAGCTGAGGAAGAGTCTCCGTGCCACTCGACCTGTGCTTGATGATGCTGAGCAGAGGCAGATCCGAGACCAAGAAGTCAACAAGTGGCTTGTTGATCTCCAAGATGCTCTTTATATGGCTGATGACTTGCTCGATGAACTCTCCACTAAAGCTGCCACTGCCACTCCCACTCCCACTCAGAGAGATCCAGGTAACTCTTCTTCCTGGTCTCACTATGTTGATTCAATTTTGGAAGATAGTGATGACGATGAGATGGGGGTAGTGACTAGCATGCAAGACATAGTTGACAAACTAGAGTCTATTGTTGAAGAGAAAGATGATCTTGGTCTGAAACAAGGGGATGCCAAAGATCTGGAGGACATGTCATGGAGAATTCAATCATCTCTGCTTGAAAGTTCTGATATATATGGCAGGAACGATGACAAGGAGGCCATCATAAAATTGTTACTCGATGAAACTTGTGATGATATATTGTCTGTGATCTCTATAGAAGGTATAGGTGGAATTGGAAAGACTACCTTGGCTCAGTTAGTTTACAATGATGCCAGAGTGAAGGAGAAGTTTGCCATTAAAGCATGGGCGTGTGTTGCAACAAAATTTGATCCTGTTATTGTTACCAAGTCTATAATGGAAGACATAGCTTCTCCTTGTAATAAGGTTAACTTGAATTCGATTCAAACCGAATTGAAGGAAAAGTTAACAGAAAAGACATTCTTGGTAGTTTTAGATGATGTTTGGGATAATCAGCAAAATTTGTGGGACAATTTTCTAAAACCTTTTTTGAGTGGAAATAAAGGAAGTAAAATACTTTTAACTACTCGTATTAAAAATGTTGATTCTGTAGTGTCAACTACAAATCTACATTATAAACTAGATACATTGTCCAACGAAGATTGCTGGTCTTTGTTTTTGAAACATTCATCTATTTCTACTAGTTCTAGACAATATGAAATCTTAGAACAAATTGgtaaaaaaattgttgaaaaatgcAAGGGATTACCTTTGGCTGTGAAGACACTTGGGGGTTTATTGCGCAGTAAGGATAAAGTAGAGGATTGGGAGAATTTACTGAGAAGTGAAATTTGGGAGCTTCCAGAAGATGAGAGTAAGATTGTTGCTGCATTAAGAGTTAGTTATCACTATCTTCCTTCAAATTTAAAGCGgtgttttgtttattgctcgttATATCCCCAAGATTATCAATTTGACAAAGATGAATTAATCTTGCTGTGGATGGCTGAAGATCTCTTACAACCAATGGAAAAAAACACATTAGAAAATATTGGTTGTGCTTATTTTGAGGAATTAGTTGCAAGATCATTTTTTCAACTTTCTAGTAAAGATGCTGGCTTATTtgtaatgcatgatctcatgcatGATTTAGCATCATTTTTTGCTGAAAAATTCTATTTCAGAGTGAGAGAATTAGGAGATCCACAAAAGATTTGCAGCAAAACTCGTCATTTGTCATACATGGTAAATCCCGATGATTCAAGATTTGGAGAGGCCTACAAGGGAGCAATACATATGAGAACGTTTCTAAATGTATGTCGTGGTCCTCTATCAATTACGTTAGAAAGTGATTCTTTGCTCTTACAATTACAAATGAGGTATCTAAGAGTTTTGTCATTTAAACATTTTTCTATTGAATCATTGCCTGATTCAATAGATAAACTGATCCATTTGCATTATTTGGATCTCTCTTATACATCTATTTTGACATTGTCCGAGTCATTGTGTAAATTATACAATCTCCAAACATTGAAGTTGAGTTATTGTAAGAAGCTGGAGATGCTTCCTAGCCGTATGCAAGATCTTGTGAACCTGCGCCATCTTGATACCAGAGGATCTAATTCTTTGAAAGAGATGCCGAAGGGAATGAGCAAGTTAAAGCACCTGAACTTCTTAAGTGGTTATATAGTCGGGGAGCAAGTGGAGAATGGGATAAGAGAATTGGGAGCACTTGACAATCTTCATGGCAAACTTTGTATTTCCAAATTACAGAATGTGAAAGACAGCGGTGAAGCTTTGGAGGCAAAGATGGATAGCAAGGAGCACATCAGCATTTTAGAATTGAAATGGCGTAGAGAAGGTGATACTGTTGATGTTGAAACTGCAAGAGATATACTTGAGGAGTTGCAACCTCACAGAAACTTGAAAGAGTTATCAATTGATGGTTATAGGGGTGAAATATTCCCTGATTGGTTAGGCCTTTCTTGCTACTCCAATTTAACCGACTTGAGTATGTATCGTTGTAAGAATTGCCGTCAGCTTCCTTCACTGGGACAGTTACCCTCTCTAAAGGATCTCAGGATTTTTGAATTCGATGGGTTGGAGAGAATTGGTGGTGAGTTTTACAACAACGCTGAATCATCTCATCAGGGCACACCCTTCAGATCTCTTCAAACTCTGGAATTTGCTCATATGCCTCGCTGGCGAGAGTGGCATATTCCTCATGACTTTGATGGATTTCCGAAACTTAAAAGCCTTTCCATAGTCAACTGTCCGGTGTTAAGTGGAGATCTGCCTGCTCACCTTCCAGCTCTGGAGAAACTTAACATTGTTGACAGCGACGAGCTTGCATGTTCACTGCCGAGAGCTCCCAAGCTTCACCAATTACTTGTAATGGGTCCTTTGTATGAGTCTGAGGGGTATAAGCATTTATCGAAACCGCATGAGGTAGTAATTTTAGAATCTTTGCTTACCAAGTCCGTATTGGAGTGCCTGCCCCACATCCAATGTTCGTGTGTCCAACGTTTGACAATCGAGAATCTTTGGCCAGCAATATCAGTTTCAGGAGATAATTTGCCCGATTCATTACAATATCTGCAAATCACTGGGTGTTCAGACTTATTCTCAGGGCCACTGCATTCCAAGTCCCTAACGGAGATACTTGTCCAAGAATGTGATTCACTGACGTTATTGCCATTGGGGGCCCTTCCAAATCTGAAGACACTCTCTATCATAGATTGCCCAGAAATGGATTGTTTTGGAGAGGAGTGCCTCCCGCCGAGCTTGACAACCCTTCGGATCAGAAGATGCCAAAAACTAGAGAGGTGGATAACTTGGAGGGGTTTGCAGAGTGAAGGCCTTACCCGTCTTTTCCTTGAAGACTGGGATGAAGTTAAGTCGTTCCCGAGAGAGGGTTGCCTTCCTGCTTCCCTCCAGTATCTATCTTTGTCGTACTTTTCAAATCTGGAGACGCTAGACTGCAAGGGCCTTCACCAACTCACCtccctccaaaaattaaaaattaaatactgTGGAAAGCTGGAGAATTTCACACAAGAAAACCTGCCTGCCTCCTTATCAAAATTCATCATCAACAGTGAATGTCCATTGAGGAGTAAGCTGGAAGAGATGAACGACCCACGGATTCAATTCGACACAG ACTAG